In one window of Maniola hyperantus chromosome 18, iAphHyp1.2, whole genome shotgun sequence DNA:
- the LOC117990404 gene encoding DNA-directed RNA polymerases I and III subunit RPAC1-like: MPKLEEKPRVLLEEFRVKNAPDDYGMADEKWNFKKFSKKFRIVIVRMDNSEMEFDLIGIQPAFANAFRRLMLSEVPSMAIEKVMIKNNTSIIQDEVLAHRLGLIPLKADPRLFEYRADDATELFDTDYAEEFSTLEYTLKIKCTTNKSQPKDSFRAEDLYENHSVYSSSIKWHPIGNQASVHKETDVGPVHSDILISKMRPGHELDLHLVAVKGIGKDHAKFSPVGWYQIN, translated from the exons ATGCCTAAATTAGAAGAGAAACCTAGAGTACTACTTGAAGAATTTCGAGTAaag AATGCTCCTGACGATTATGGAATGGCAGATGAaaaatggaattttaaaaaattttcaaaaaagtttCGTATAGTTATAGTCCGTATGGACAATTCTGAAATGGAATTCGATTTAATTGGGATTCAGCCTGCCTTTGCAAATGCATTCCGTAGATTGATGTTGAGCGAAGTTCCCAGTATGGCGATTGAGAAAGTTATGATCAAAAATAATACATCCATCATCCAGGATGAAGTATTGGCTCACCGACTGGGGTTGATACCACTTAAAGCAGATCCTAGATTATTTGAATACCGTGCAGATG ATGCAACAGAATTATTTGATACAGATTATGCAGAAGAATTTAGTACACTTGAGTACAcgttaaaaattaaatgtactACAAACAAATCACAGCCCAAGGACTCATTTAGAGCGGaagatttgtatgaaaatcatAGTG TATATTCTTCATCAATTAAATGGCATCCGATTGGCAATCAAGCCTCTGTTCACAAAGAAACTGATGTGGGTCCAGTTCACAGTGACATACTCATTTCGAAAATGAGACCCGGTCATGAATTAGATCTGCACCTAGTTGCTGTGAAGGGCATTGGAAAGGATCATGCAAAATTTTCTCCAGTAGGTTGGTATCAAATCAACTAA